A genomic window from Bdellovibrio sp. SKB1291214 includes:
- a CDS encoding trypsin-like peptidase domain-containing protein, translating to MKKYLFLLLAASLTVSYQSQAQQSTLPKDPPKMNLGPSLPANLFVELGKAINPAVVNISTTAIPKNMPRGRDPMLDMLEQLYGFKMQQPPQQQQRPQMMGLGTGFIIREDGLIVTNNHVIAGADQIKVQLSEDSKDLYEATLVGSDERTDIALIKIKPKTKLTVAVLGSSKDLEVGEWVAAFGNPFGHGHSMSKGIVSSKGRGIAEINKIPLIQTDASINPGNSGGPLVNTKGLVVGVNSAIDARAQGIGFAIPIDEVKALIPQLESKGRIARGYIGAALGDLDPEAADYLGMGDQSGAVITQLDPRGPAARAGLKIYDIVTEFNGKKIDSSLSLVDAVSDAPIGKSSTAKIIRDRKTISLAVVVADRPEDAKGKKLEIKKYDGQRAPFKLGFTIIDPTPSIRSEWGLPEDMKQPIVIETERNSAASKGGLAVGDVILDVNKQAVTNAKDVLKFLKKGSNSLRIARNARIQIINVDTP from the coding sequence ATGAAGAAGTATTTATTCCTTCTACTAGCGGCCTCCCTCACGGTCAGCTACCAATCTCAAGCTCAGCAATCGACTCTTCCCAAAGATCCTCCAAAAATGAACCTGGGACCTTCGCTTCCAGCAAATCTTTTTGTGGAGTTGGGTAAAGCTATCAACCCAGCCGTCGTAAACATTTCGACAACGGCGATTCCAAAAAACATGCCACGCGGTCGCGATCCGATGCTTGATATGTTGGAACAGCTTTACGGCTTTAAAATGCAGCAACCTCCGCAACAGCAACAACGCCCTCAGATGATGGGATTGGGAACTGGTTTTATTATTCGTGAAGATGGTTTGATCGTGACCAACAATCACGTGATCGCGGGCGCAGACCAGATCAAAGTTCAACTGTCTGAAGACTCGAAAGACCTGTACGAAGCGACGTTAGTTGGTAGCGACGAGCGTACAGATATCGCACTGATCAAAATCAAACCTAAGACAAAATTGACTGTCGCTGTTCTTGGTTCCTCTAAAGACCTAGAAGTTGGTGAATGGGTTGCCGCTTTCGGAAATCCGTTTGGTCACGGGCACTCGATGTCTAAGGGTATTGTGTCTTCTAAGGGTCGTGGTATTGCCGAGATCAATAAAATTCCATTGATCCAAACAGATGCTTCTATCAACCCAGGTAACTCGGGTGGTCCCCTTGTGAACACGAAGGGCTTGGTTGTGGGTGTGAACTCCGCGATTGATGCTCGCGCTCAGGGTATCGGTTTTGCGATCCCTATCGACGAAGTTAAAGCATTGATCCCGCAACTTGAATCCAAAGGTCGCATTGCTCGTGGTTATATTGGTGCCGCCTTGGGCGATCTAGATCCTGAGGCTGCGGACTATCTGGGAATGGGTGATCAAAGTGGTGCGGTGATCACGCAACTGGATCCACGGGGCCCCGCTGCTCGGGCGGGACTTAAGATTTACGATATCGTGACAGAATTTAACGGTAAAAAAATTGATAGCTCGCTCAGCCTTGTAGATGCCGTCAGTGATGCTCCGATTGGGAAATCGTCAACGGCTAAAATTATCCGCGACAGAAAAACAATTTCTTTAGCTGTCGTCGTTGCTGACCGCCCCGAGGACGCCAAAGGCAAAAAGTTAGAGATCAAAAAATACGACGGCCAAAGAGCTCCTTTCAAGCTGGGCTTTACGATCATCGACCCGACTCCTTCTATTCGCAGCGAATGGGGTTTGCCAGAGGATATGAAGCAACCGATCGTGATCGAAACAGAACGAAACTCCGCGGCCAGCAAAGGTGGCTTGGCTGTTGGTGATGTGATCTTAGACGTCAATAAACAAGCGGTCACAAATGCCAAAGACGTCTTGAAGTTTTTGAAAAAAGGCAGCAACAGTTTACGAATCGCTCGCAATGCCCGCATTCAGATCATTAATGTTGATACTCCCTAA